Part of the Chiloscyllium plagiosum isolate BGI_BamShark_2017 unplaced genomic scaffold, ASM401019v2 scaf_69926, whole genome shotgun sequence genome, CATGGCACCAGGTCCCAGGGCACCAGATCGCAGGGCACCAGACCCCATGTCACCAGATCCCATGGCaccagatcccagggcaccagatcGCAGGGAACCAGGTCCCAGGACACCAGATCCCATGGCACCAGGTCCCAGGACACCAGATTCCAGAGCACCAGATCCCAGGACACCAGATCTCAGGGCACCAGATCCCAGGACACCAGCTCCCAGGGCACCAGATCCCAGAACACCAGGTCCGATGGCACCAGATCCCAGGACACCAGATCCCAGGGAaccagatcccagggcaccagatccCAGAGCATTAGATTCCAGAGCACCAGATCTCAGGGTACCAGATCCCAGATAACCAGATCCCCGGGCACCAGATCCCAGAGCGCCAGACCCCAGAGCACCAGATCCCTTAGACACAGGTCCCAGAGCACCAGATGCCAGGGCaccagatcccagggcaccagatccCATGGCACCAGATCCCAGAGCACCAGATCACAGGGCACCAGGTCCCAGGGCACCAGATCCCATGGCACCAGATCACAGGGCACCAGGTCCCAGGGCACCAGATCCCATGGCACCAGGTCTCAGGGCACTAGGTCCCGGGGCACCAGGTCCTACGGCACCAGATCCCAGAGCaccagatcccagggcaccagaCCCCAGGGCACCAGATCCCAGAGCACCAGGTCCCAGAACACCAGGTCCCAGGGCACCAGGTCCCAGAATACCAGGTCCCAGGGCACCAGATCCCATGGCACCAGGTCTCAGGGCACCAGGTCCCAGGACACCAGATCCCAGAGCACCAGATCCCATGGCACCAGGTCCCAGGGCACCAGATCCCAGAGCACCAGATCCCATGGCACCGGGTCCCAGGACACCAGGTCCCATGGCACCAGATCCCAGAGCACCAGATCACAGGGCACCAGGTCCCAGGGAaccagatcccagggcaccagGTCCCAGAGCACCAGATCCCATGGCACCAGGTCCCAGGGCaccagatcccagggcaccaggtcccagggcaacagatcccagggcaccaggtcccagggcaccagatcccagggcaccagGTCCCAGGGCACCAGGTCCCAGGGCACCAGGTCCCAGAGCACCAGGTCCCATGGCACCAGGTCCCAGGGAACCAGATCCCAAGGCaccagatcccagggcaccagGTCCCAGAGCACCAGGTCCCAGGGCACCAGGTCCCAGGGCACCAGGTCCCAGAGTACCAGATCCCAGAGCGTcagatcccagggcaccagatcccagggcaccagatTCCAGGGCACCAGGTCCCAGGGCACCAGGTCCCAGGGCACCAGGTCCCAGGGCAACAGATCCCAGGGCACCAGGTCCCAGGGCACCAGATCCCAGAGCGTTAGATTCCAGAGCACCAGATCTCAGGGTACCAGATCCCAGATAaccagatcccagggcaccagatccCAGCGCGCCAGACCCCAGAGCACCAGATCCCTTAGACACAGGTCCCAGAGCACCAGATGGCAGGGCaccagatcccagggcaccagattccagagcaccagatcccagggcaccagatccCAGAGCGCCAGACCCCAGGGCACCAAATTCCAGAGCATCATATCCCATGCACCAGATACCAGAGCaccagatcccagggcaccagatccCAGTGTGCCAGATCCCAGGGCACCATATCCCAGTGTGccagatcccagggcaccagatccCAGAGCACTAGATCCCAGAGCACCAGATCCCAAGGCACCAGATTCCAGGGCACCAGATCCCAGAGCACCAGATGCCAGGGCaccagatcccagggcaccagattccagagcaccagatcccagggcaccagatcccagagcgccagatcccagggcaccagatTCCAGAGCATCATATCCCATGCACCAGATACCAGAGCaccagatcccagggcaccagatccCAGTGTGCCAGATCCCAGGGCACCATATCCCAGTGTGccagatcccagggcaccagatccCAGAGCACCAGATCCCAGAGGACCAGATCCCAAGCCCCAGATCCCAGTGCACCAGATCGCAAGCAACAGATCCCACAGCACCAGAACGCAGGGCATCAGATCCCAGGACaccagatcccagggcaccaCATTCCAGAGCGCCAGATCCCAGGGCACCACATCCCAAGCAGCATATCCCACAGCACCACTTCCCAGAGGATCAGATCCCAAGCACCAGATCACAGGGCACCAGATCCCAGAGCACCAGATCCCAGGGAACCAGATCCCACAGCACCAGATCCCAGAGCACCAGATTCCAGGGCACCAGATTCCAGAGCATCATATCCCAGGCACCAGATCCCAAGCaccagatcccagggcaccagatccCACGGTGGCAGATCCCAGAGCACCAGATCCCAGGGCACCTGTTACCAGAGCACCAGATTCCAGAGCATCATATCCCAGGCACCAGATCACAGAGCACCAGATGCCCATATCCCAGGCACCAGATCACAGAGCACCAGATGCCAAGCAACAGATCCAAGAGCACCAGATCCCAAGCAACAGATCCCACAGCACCAGATCCCATGGCACCAGATCTCAGTGCACCAGatcccacaacaccagatccCACAGCaccagatcccagggcaccagatccCACGGTGGCAGATCCCAGAGCACCAGATCCCAGGGCACCTGTTACCAGAGCACCAGATTCCAGAGCATCATATCCCAGGCACCAGATCNNNNNNNNNNNNNNNNNNNNNNNNNNNNNNNNNNNNNNNNNNNNNNNNNNNNNNNNNNNNNNNNNNNNNNNNNNNNNNNNNNNNNNNNNNNNNNNNNNNNNNNNNNNNNNN contains:
- the LOC122546119 gene encoding LOW QUALITY PROTEIN: spidroin-2-like (The sequence of the model RefSeq protein was modified relative to this genomic sequence to represent the inferred CDS: substituted 1 base at 1 genomic stop codon), yielding MGSGSLGSGVLGSGTLGSGVLGSSALGSGALGCGALGSGALGSGALGSGALGSGALGSGAIGSGPLVSGALGSGTLGSGALGSGVLGSGALGSGSQGSGALGSDAMGSGALGSGSGALGSGALGSGALGSGYLGSGTLRSGALESNALGSGALGPGALGSVALGPGALGPGALGPGALESGALGSGALGSDALGSGTLGPGALGPGALGPGALGPGALGSGALGSGSLGPGAMGPGALGPGALGPGALGPGALGSGALGPGALGSVALGPGALGSGALGPGAMGSGALGPGALGSGSLGPGALXSGALGSGAMGPGVLGPGAMGSGALGSGALGPGAMGSGALGSGVLGPGALRPGAMGSGALGPGILGPGALGPGVLGPGALGSGALGSGALGSGALGSGAVGPGAPGPSALRPGAMGSGALGPGAL